The genomic window ACGGCGAGGTTCGCCCCGTGGACGTGGCGATGCCCGTCAGCGGTCCACTTGCGCTGGTAGTGCCGTCGGAAGGCGGCGGCGGCGCCTTCCGGGTGGCCGGTCCAGTCCGCGACGCGGACGGTGCCCACGACCGCGTGCCAGCCGCGGGCCGCGTGGGCGAGCTGGTGGGCGAGCCAGTCGGCCGGGACTCGGGAGTCGGCGTCGGTGTGGGCCAGCCACACACTGTCCAGGGTGAGACCCGGCCAGGAGGCGAGGGTGCTGTCCAGGGCGCGGTCGCTGCCGGCCGCGCGAGCCGCCCCGACGTTGCCCGCGGTCAGTTCCAGCAGTTCCGCACCGTGCCCGCGGGCGATGGCCGCGGTGCCGTCCGTGCAGGCGTCGGCCACCACGATCACCCGGCTGGGCAGGTCGCGTACGCGCGGGTGGCGGATGGCCCGGTGCAGCGCGTCCAGGCAGTCGCCGAGCAGTTCCTCCTCGTCGCGGGCGGGGACGACGGCAGCCAGCGCACGGATCACGTCAGCCCCTCCAAGGCGGCGACCGAGAGGCGGGCCGCCGGGGTGCCGGGCTGTTCGGGCCGGGTGAAGACGTCGAGGAGGAAGTCCGGCTCGGTGTGCGCGGCGATCCGCACCAGGGCGGGATGGCTGCGGGCCTGGTCGTGAACGGCTTCGGCGCTGCGGGCGTGGTCGGCGACCGGGTGGCGCCAGTGGACGAGCAGCACGGTCCCTCCCGGCTCCAGGGAGTGCACCGCGCGGTCCAGGATGTCGGCGGTGGCGGCGGTGGTGAAGTAGTACAGCAGCTCGGACAGCACGATGAGGTCGAAGCTCTTCGCGGGCCAATCGTCGGGCAGCAGACGGTGCTCCACCTGCACGTGCGGTAGCTGGGCGAGGCGGACCCGTGCCTGCGCGAGGGCGCGCTCCTCCCGGTCGCAGGACAGGAGGGCCTGGCAGCGATCGGCGAGCATGGCGGACAGGACTCCGACCGAGCAGCCCGGCTCGAACGCGCTGCGGTAGACCGGCTCGGGGAGGGCCGCGAGCGTCAGGGCGTACTTGCGCTGCTCGTACCAGCGTTCCGCGAGCTGCCAGGGATCGTCGTGATCGGCATACATGCGGGTGAAGTAGGTCCCCGGCGTTCCGGTGTCCTGCGGCTGTGCTCCCGTGGTCGCGTGGGGCGTGGTCATCGCCAGATCACCTCGAAGTCGCGGCTGAAATGGGCAAGTTCGGCGGGAGGCAGGATCGCCTCGTCCTGCGGCCCATCGCCGAGCGGCTCGATCTGGCTGCGGAAGCACTGCAGTGCCGCGCGCTTGCGGGCCCGGGCGGCCGGAGGCAGCGCGATGCGGGCCGCGCGGTGCCAGGGCAGCCGTCGATCGCCGGGCACCGCCCAGTGCCACGCCCACACCGGGTACTCCCACACGGGCACGCCCCGTGCCGTGCCGGCCGCCAGTGCTGCGCGGCCCGCGGCCTCGTGGTCCGGGTGCAGGTCCCGGCTGAACGGCGCCACGCACAGGTCGCAGTCCGCCAGCAGTCCGGCCAGCTCACTGGTCAGTCCCTGTTCGTGCCGGGCGAGCCCGCTGTCGGGCAGGCCCAGTGCCACGCTCTGCACGTCGGCACCCAACTGGCCCAGCGCTTGGCGCAGTTCCCGTGTGCGGACGGCCGCGAGGTTGCGGGCCGCGGGGGCGGTGCTGTGCGGGTGGGAGGCCTCGCCGTCGGTGACGGACACCAGGCGCACCCGGACGCCGGCTGCCGCGAGGACGGCGATCGTGCCGCCGAAGCCGAGGACCTCGTCGTCGGGGTGGGCGGCCACCACCAGGACCCTCGGGGGACGGTCCCGCGGGGCCGGCAGGCAGGCGAGCGGGTCGATGACGGGAAGGCTGCGAAGTGCGGGCCAGGTCTGCCAGTCCTCTTCGGGCGTCCCGGTCTCCTGGATGGGGTCGGCTGCAGTCCGCTTCGGGGCGAGAGCGGTCGGTGGCGGGGCCGGGTGGCTCGTCACATCTCCTCCCATTCCAGTCGGGTGCCGCTGGCGGCCTTGCCGAGGGCGGCCAGGTCACGCTCGCCATGGTGCTGGCGCAGGTAGACCGTCAGGTCCGCGACGGCGCGGGCATGAACGGCGTCATGGCCCAGCGGGGCGGCGCCCAGCGCCCGGCCGACCCGGGCCAGGACGTCGGCGGCGGCGTTCTCGACGGCGGCACGCACGCGCATCGTGCGACGGTGCGCGGTGCCGTCCGTGTCGAGGGGATCGGCGTCCACGGCCGCGGCGGCACTGGCAAGCAGCGTGTCGACGGTGGCCAGACGGGCGTCGACGGCGCCGAGGTGCGCCAGGGCGTGCGGGTCCAGGTCCCACGTGCGCGAGGCGGTCAGCAGCGTGCGGGCGACCGCGCGGGCACCGCCGTGCCAGCAAGCCGCGACACCGATCCCTCCGTGGTGGAATCCGGGACGCTCCAGGTAGGCGCCCGGCTCTCCGACCGGGCTGGCCCGGACGCCGTCGAGGTTCACGTCCAGGGTGTCGCTGCCCGCCATGCCCGGGCCGGGCCAGCTGTCCGGCAGCGGGCCGACACCAGGCTGCTCGACCTCGACGGCGAACAGACGCCGCCGCTCCCCTTCGCGGGCGGTCACGAGCGCGTGCGTGCACACCCGGGCGCCCGAGCAGAAGGGTTTCACGCCGAAGAGCCGCCATCCGCCCGGCAGCCGGCGTGCCTCCAGGGTGTAGCCGGGCGGTTCGGCCGCCCACACCCCCCAGCGGGCGCCGTCCGCAGCCGTCGGCAGGTCTTCCGTTGCCGGTATGCCGAGTTCGGCGAGGATCGCGACGGCGTCCGTGTGGCCCTCGGCAAGCCGGGCCAGCGACAGGTCCCACTGAGCCCAGCGGGTGAGCGCCTCCCAACGGGCACGGGTCCGCCCCCCGCCGGGCAGCGGCAGATCCAGCTCGCCGCAGGCCGCCATCCGTGTGAACGCCTCGGCGACGCACCGGCGGTGGTCCTCCGCACCGGCACCGGTCCTGGCGGCCTCGTTCCAGCTGCCCCGCACGCCGACTCCCGTTTCGGTGGCGCTCATGGGCTACCGGCCCTGTCGGTCCTGCGGGGATCAGGCTGCCGCGGGGACCGCGCAGGCCATGGCGGCAGGACGGAGGGCCGCAAGGACGATCCAGCGATCACGTCGTACTCCTCACCATTGCGCCGGGCGGAGCGGCGCAGACACTCGACGTTGCTCCGACTCTGCACCGCACGCCGGGCGCCCGCACGCCCGGAGCGGCCCCGCCCCGAGCGGCGACCCGACCGATCGGCCTCGCTTCAGGAGCTTCACATCGGCGCAGCGGTGCGCCGTGTCGCCGATCCGCCCGAAGGCGCAGGCATGGCTCCGCGCGGTCGGGGCAGACGAGGGCGACCCCGCCAGACGCTCAGGAGGCTTGACCGATGTCCACCCCGATCTCCGACGGCACCACCGGGCTGACCGTGAGCTGTGTGATCCGGGATCAGGTAGCCGTGCTGTCGGTGACCGGTGAACTCGACATCGACACCGGGCCGTTGCTCTACGTCCACCTCGCCAACCAGCTGTCCCACGGCCGCAAGCACGTGATCGTGGATCTGAGCGGAGTGCCGTTCATGGACTCGTCGGGCCTGAACGTCATCATCCGCTCGATGCGCGAGACAAGGCTGGCCGGCGGGAGTCTGACGCTTACGGCTCTGACTCCCACCGTCGACAAGCTCTTCCGCCTCACCGGAATCGGTCTCACCCACCCGGTCCAGCCTGATGTCGAGTCGGCACTGGCCACCCTCGATCCGGTGTCCACGAGTTCCCAGGGCGCTCCGTGACATCGCCGATGGACATCCTCCGCAGGGCTGCTGGCTGCCAGCGTTGACCCCACCGCCCGAAGGGCCGCCCTGCGCGGCTGCGGCCCGAAGGCTCACCTAGCGACCCTTCGGGCCCGAGCCCCCCTACCGTCCTACCGTGGCCCGGGACCGGGCAGAGCTCGCTGGTCCCGCACCGCGGGCCCGGCGTGGACGTGGACGCGCTGCCGCCGGACCACCAGCGGATCCTCGCGATCGTTCGGGGCGCTCCGACCCAGCGGGCGCTGTGGCGCCAGGCCGACTACCGGGGTGCCGGCGGCCGACTGCTGTGCTGCCGGGTGGCGTCGAGGGCGTCGCGCAGGGCGGGCAGGTCGGCGATGACGGCCTGCTCGGCGAAGCGGGCCAGCAGCCTGCGCAGGACCCGCTCGTCCTGGTCGCGCACGGCTTCGGCGATGGCCGCCGCCAGCGACGCCTGGGTATGGGGGTCGGGGATGCGCACGTGCGGCGCGGCCTGCGGCCCTTCCACCGCTCGCCTCCCATTCATTCGTAGTCCTGGGCCGCTGCACGCGGCGTCCTGCGGCAGGGGCGCGGCTGCGGGACCGGCCCGCCCCCGCGCGGGACGGAGAATACCTCCCCGACCGCCATGGAAAAATCTGTGCTCGCTGGAGTAGACATTGCCCCGATCCGTGGCTAGGGTTTCTCTCGTAGACGCGGTCGAGCGGTACCCGCCAGACACGAACTGGCGGTCAGCAGTACGGAAGTTCGCAGGTCGGCACGGTTGCAGGGTTCTGAAGCCAGGAATGGTGCAGTGAGGCGACAGGACCGGCGGCCGGGCCGGGCGGCCCGCGGGTATCAGGGGCCGCCATCAGCGGTACCGCAGTTCAGCAAGTGCACTACCAGCAGGTGAAGTTGGGTTGACCAGCGGTTGGCAGTTCAGCCGTACCGAGCAGGTCGCGTTACCCGGCAGTTGGAAGTACCCGCAGTTCGCAGTAGTCCAGTCAGTACAGAGGATGAATGGAGGGGACAGAGCGCCATCAGGATCGCCCGGCCCGTGAGGCATTCACCCGGGCGGAATCCGAAGACCCCAAGGCAAGGACGGTGGTTTCCGGTCACGCATACGCGATCCCCGCACGCCCCCTCCCCCGGGGCCGTGCGGACATAAGGAACCCGGCCTCAAGGCCGGTAGATGGTGTAAATACCCTTCGGGGCCCCGGGAGCCGCAATGGCCCCGGGGCCCCTCAGCGCGTCCCCGACACGATCAAGAAGAGGTGCAGTGACCACGGCAACCATCCGACCCCACACCCCCGACTCCCTCGACGACGACTACCCCGCCTACACCATGGGCCGCGCCGCCGAGATGACCGGAACCACCCCCGGCTTCCTGCGCTCCCTCGGCGAACAGGGCCTCATCACCCCACTTCGCTCCGACGGAGGCCACCGCCGCTACTCCCGTTACCAGTTGCGCATCGCCATGCGTGCCCGCGATCTCGTCGACCAGGGCACCGCCGTCGACGCCGCCTGCCGCATCGTCATCCTCGAAGACCAACTCGAAGAAGCCCTGCGCATCAACGAACAACTCCGCCGCTCCCAGCCCGGCCAGGAGCCCGCCGCCGACACCTGACCCGCCCGCCAGGCCGATGAGACCGGTCCGCGGTGAGCGACAGGTGCTCACCGCAGGCCGCCCCGCGGAAGACGACGCCGCCGGGCCGGCGGTGAGAGCGCGGGCGGTGACAAGCGTGGCAGCGCAGCAGAGTTCACGGTCACCTCTGTCGAACGGGCATCCCCCCGCTCCCGATCCGAAGCGGTACCGGTGATACCCGGCGAGCTGCGTGACGATCCGTCACTAGCGGTTATCGGCTGGCCATACAGGCGCTAGAATCTTCGCGTGGATGACAAACATCTGTTTGTGTCTGTCTGCGAAGTTCTCTCTCTCCACGGGTTCGAGCTGGCACCGCCGCGGGCGGCCGGGCTCTCCGTCCGGCTGCGCCCAGGGGCCGGCCTGGTACTGGGATGGAGGCCGGGCGAGGATCTGATCGGACCGACACTCCACGCCTGCCCGCATCCCGCCGACGCCGCCGGGCGCACCGAGTTCCGCGGTATCCGCGGCGCGCTCATGCTGGCCCTCTCGGAGGTCCTCGACGCCGCGGGCTTCACCGTCACCACCCTCGGAGCCGACCTGCTCGTCACCGCGAACCCACTCGATCCGGGCGCCACACCAGCCATCGCGGCCACTCCCACCTGCCCTGCACCACGGCGCAGTCGACCGGCGCGCCCGGCGGTCGGCGTCGCCGAGCTAGCTAGCTAGCTCGGCCGGGGCGTTCGGCCTCAGTGTCAAAGGGCATCGACGACGTGGGTCATCTGCGCGACGACGCGGTCGGCGAGGCGCTCGAAGGGCAGGCGTAGAAGGGGGCTGAGCATGCGCAGTGCGCCGGCGAACGTGATCTCGGCACGGTAGGTGATCTCGGTGCCGCGCGGCACCTCGGCGAAGCGGAGGTCGTCGCGGCTGGTAGCCGACTCATTCGTGCCCTGGAACGCCAGGTGCCGCGGCTCGAGCGTCTCGAGGCGGTACGTCAGAACCGTTCTGCGGCCCATGAACGCGGAGGTGTTGACCCATTGTGAGCCGACGCGCAGCGGCCCGGTGTCTTCGCGCACACAGCTGAGCGTCCCGGGATCCCAGTCGCGCGCGTTCGCGAAGTCCGCCAGATAGTCCACGACCTTCTCCACGGGCTGGTGGACTGTGAAAGTGCGGGAAACCGCAACCACGTCGTACTCCTTCCGACAGCTCCGTCCGTCCCCCTCATTCGTCGCCGAGCGCCGGATGGATTGGACCTTGATACGGTCAAGACTCCCCGGAACGCTCGCAGCCGCCGGTTCGACGGTTGGCGCGATCGATCTCGCCCATGTGCTCCTCGGCCCATGCGCGAAGCGCGGAGAGCGGCTCCTCCAAGGAGAGTCCGAGCTCGGTCAGCCGGTAATGGACCCGAGGCGGGACGGTCGGCTCGACGCGCCGGGCGACGAGACCGTCCCCGACCAGGCTCTGCAGAGTCACCGAAAGCATCTTCTGCGACACACCGGGCATGCGGCGCCGCAGTTCGGCGAACCGCACCTCTCCCGGCGCCGCCGCAGCAAGCACCTTGACCGCCATGGAGGTCCACTTCGAGCCGATCCGGTCCAGCAACTGCCTGGTCGGGCACGCCGGATCGAACAGATCACCTCGCGCGCCTGTCGAAGAGTCGGTCACCTTCACCTCACCGCCTGACGAAAAAGTGCCGTCTTGGCCTCGCAAAACAGCTCCCCTACGGTCACTGAGTATCCGATCGTAACCACCCAGGGAGCGTGCATGCCCCTACCCGTCGACCTTCGTCGCCTGACCGCCAACGGCATCGAGGTGAACGTGGCAGTGTGCGGAACCGGCCCGACGCTCCTCCTGCTGCACGGCTTCCCGCACACCTGGAGGCTGTGGAGCGACATCATGGATCCACTGGCCACGCGGTACCGCGTCATCGCCCCTGACCTGCGCGGACTCGGCGAGAGCACGCGCGCCGCCGACGGCTACGACGCCGAGAACCTCGCCGCCGACGCCGAAGGCGTGCTGGCCGCGCTCGGCGCACGGGACGCCGCCGTCGTGGGCATCGACGCCGGTGCCGCCCCGGCCTTCCTGCTGGCGATGCGTCGACCTCGCCGCGTGCGCCGACTGGTACTCATCGAGGCCCTGCTCGGCCGGCTTCCCGGAGCCGAAGGCTTCCTGGCCGGCGGCCAACCGTGGTGGTTCGGCTTCCACGCCGTACCAGGCCTGGCCGAGACGGTTCTCCTCGGACACGAGGCCGAGTACGTGGACTGGTTCCTCACCACCGGCCTCCAGGCACGCGAGATCCGCACCGACATCCGCGACGCCTTCGTCTCCGCCTACACCGGCGCCGATTCCCTGCGCTGCGCGTTCGAGCACTACCGCGCGATGCCCGCGAGCGCCCGGCAGATCGAATCGGCCGTCGCCCACGGCCGCCTGACCGTCCCGGCTCTCGCCGTCGGCGCCCATCCCGTCGGCGCGGCGCTGCATCGCCAACTCCAGCCCGTCGCCGATGACCTGACCGGACATGTCATCCCCGAATGCGGGCACATCATCCCACTCGACAGGCCCGACGCACTGGTCGAACTCCTCACCGGGTTCCTCGGCCGAGTCGCTCCGGGCACGAGTGACAGGACGGGAGAGCGGTCGGCGCCACGGTCTGGGTCGAAGTTCAGGCCTCAGCGCGCTTCGATGCCGCCGTAGAGCAGGTCGACGATCCGGCGGCTGGTCGCGGCCGGGTCGAGGGTTTCGACGGTACCGGTGCCGAGGCGGGCCAACACGGGCGCGACGAGAACCTCACCGGCGAACTCGACATCCAGGTCGGGCCTGAGTTCGCCCGAGTCGACACCCCGCCGCAGAATGCCGTAGACGGCTCGGCGGCGGGGGGCGACGATCTCGTCGAAGTAGCGGCGGTGCAACTCCGGGAAGGCCGCGGCCTCAGCCTGCAAGGCACGCAGGACTGCCGCGGCGCGCGGGTCGAGCGTGCGTCGTATCAGTTCCGCGAGATACGCGGCGAGGTCTTCGCGGACCGAGGGCCCGGTGAACTCGGGAAGTGCCCGGTTGATCGCGTCGAGGACGTCGAGGTAGAGGGCGTCCTTGGTCTTCCATCGCCGGTAGAGGGAGTTGCGCGAGACCCCGGCGTGCTCGGCGATGGTGACCAGCGAAAGGCCGGACAAGGTCGCGCCCGCGGCGACGAGGTCGAGCACCGCGTCGAGGGCGGCGGTGTCGGTGCGGGGGTCGCGCCGTCGTCCGGCCGCGCGCTGCATGGAATCCACCCTCCGACTCTATAACGGAACAGGGCTGTTGCGTTCCGCCTGGCGCGCGGCGTACATTTCGAAACGGAGCAGATCTGTTCCGAATCAACGGGAAGGCCACGACCATGGCTACGTTCAGCATGCAGGACATCGACCAGTACTACGAGACCCACGGCGACCCCGCCCATCCGCCGGTGCTCCTGATCTCGGGCCTCGGCGGCGTCGGGCGCAGCTGGGGACCGCAGATCGACCGCTTCGCCGAGCGGTACTTCGTGATCCTGCCCGACCAGCGTGGCACCGGGCGCAGCACGCGCGCCGAGACCGGATACACCACCGGCCGTCTGGCCCTGGACATGCTTGCGCTCATCGAGCGCCTCGGCCTGGACTCGGTGCACATCGTGGGTGCCTCCACCGGCGGGGCCATCGCGCAGCACCTCGCGCTCGAGCGCCCCGACCTCGTCCGCTCGCTCACGCTCTCCTCCTCGTTCGCGCGGTTCGACGCGTTCATGCACCGCGAGTTCGAGATCCGGCGCAAGATCGCCGCGGAGTGGGACCGCTTCGACGTCATCTCCGCATACGCCCTGTTCCTCTTCTCGCCGCGGTTCACCTTCGAGCACCCCGACCGCGTGGCCGACTGGATCGAGATCGCGAGCAGCATGCACACGGGGCCCGGCGACCGCGAGATCGACCTCAAGCGGATCGACATGATCGCGGCCCACGACACCTCGGCCCGCCTCGGCGAGATCACCCGGCCGACGCTGGTGCTGTGCGGTGACAACAATCACTGCACCCCGATGCCGCTGTCCGAGGAACTCGCACGCGAAATACCGGCATCGGAGCTGGTCGTCTTCCAAGACGCCGGCGAGTTGATCGAGATCGAGCAGTCGGAGCGCTACTTCGAGGTCGTCAGCTCCTTCATCGACCGCCACAGCGAGGGCAACTGACCGTGGCCGCCACCCATCTGAGCACCGACGCGAGCATCGTGTACTGGGATGAGGGCGCCGGCGAACCGGTGTTGCTGGTGCACGCGTCCTTCGGCGCCGATTGGTTCGCGCCGCTCGCCGCGCTGCTGCCGGGCCACCGCGTGGTGCGCACGCACCGCGCGGGTTACGGCGCCGGCCGCGACCTGAGCGGGCATCTGACCGTCGCCGATCACGCCAGGCACCTCGCCGAAGTCCTGCACGGCGCCGGGATCGACCGCGCGCACGTGGTGGGCCACTCCAGCGGCGCAAGCATCGCGCTGCACCTGGCCGGCGCGTACCCGGACCTGGTGCACTCGCTGATCGCGCTGGAACCCGCCGCGCCCCCCGCCGCCGGTGAAACGCGGAATCCGGCGATCGGCCAGGCGATCTCCGCCGCCCACGAGGGGGACTTGGAGCGCGCTTTCGACCTGTTCCTGGGCGACGTGATGAGCCCGGGCTACCGGGACGTGCTCGCCCGCGCCCTCGGCGCCCGAGGCCTGGCCGAATCCGTCGCAAGTGGCCGGTACTTCTTCGACCGTGAAATCGCGGCACTGGTCGGGTGGGACAGCGGTACCGCGGGCGTCGAGACTCTCGAACAACCGGTGCTGCTGGTCGACGGCGGCGAGGGCGAGCGCCTGGGCAGCCCGTACCGCGCACGCAACCGCGCGCTCGCCCGCCGCCTCCGCAACGCCTCCTGCCTCACGATGGCCGGGCTCAGCCATGCGATGCCGTTGGAGGACCCGGCGGCCGTCGCGAAGACCGTCCTCGACTTCATCCGGCTCCAACCGATTGATACTCGTTGAGCACATGAACCGCAGCCGGCTCCAGACTTTCAGCCGTCTCGGAGGGCGGCGACCAGACAGGACCGGAGCCAGTCGTGCTTGTGGTCGTCACCGGGGTTCCCGGCCGGGGCCAGCATGCGGGTGTCGGAGGCGATTTGGGTGAGTGCACCGACGGAGAACAGGTAGGCCCACTGGTGGAAACCTTCGGGTTTCCCGGGCAGCGCCACCTGGAGCGCCTTGATGAACTCACGGGCCAGCGGGTCGGAGTGCTCCCGGATGACGGGACGCTCCTGGCTTGAGGAATCGGAGCTCTCCCGCAGCACGAGGTGGGCGAACCAGATGTCGTCCGGGTCCTCGTCAGGGCGAGGACCGGGCCTGTGAAGGCGTCGACGATCTTCTCGACGGCGTCGTCGGCGTGCAGGTCGGAGATCGTCATCAATCGCACCAGCCGTTCGTCGTTGACATACCGCCGCTCCTCGAAGATCGCAGTGCA from Kitasatospora sp. NBC_01250 includes these protein-coding regions:
- a CDS encoding alpha/beta fold hydrolase, with translation MPLPVDLRRLTANGIEVNVAVCGTGPTLLLLHGFPHTWRLWSDIMDPLATRYRVIAPDLRGLGESTRAADGYDAENLAADAEGVLAALGARDAAVVGIDAGAAPAFLLAMRRPRRVRRLVLIEALLGRLPGAEGFLAGGQPWWFGFHAVPGLAETVLLGHEAEYVDWFLTTGLQAREIRTDIRDAFVSAYTGADSLRCAFEHYRAMPASARQIESAVAHGRLTVPALAVGAHPVGAALHRQLQPVADDLTGHVIPECGHIIPLDRPDALVELLTGFLGRVAPGTSDRTGERSAPRSGSKFRPQRASMPP
- a CDS encoding SAM-dependent methyltransferase — encoded protein: MTTPHATTGAQPQDTGTPGTYFTRMYADHDDPWQLAERWYEQRKYALTLAALPEPVYRSAFEPGCSVGVLSAMLADRCQALLSCDREERALAQARVRLAQLPHVQVEHRLLPDDWPAKSFDLIVLSELLYYFTTAATADILDRAVHSLEPGGTVLLVHWRHPVADHARSAEAVHDQARSHPALVRIAAHTEPDFLLDVFTRPEQPGTPAARLSVAALEGLT
- a CDS encoding glycosyltransferase, yielding MIRALAAVVPARDEEELLGDCLDALHRAIRHPRVRDLPSRVIVVADACTDGTAAIARGHGAELLELTAGNVGAARAAGSDRALDSTLASWPGLTLDSVWLAHTDADSRVPADWLAHQLAHAARGWHAVVGTVRVADWTGHPEGAAAAFRRHYQRKWTADGHRHVHGANLAVRADAYRAAGGFRPLPAGEDSALVTALEAAGHRIQRTARSPVTTSARRNPRARGGFGDFLRDLDPLTG
- a CDS encoding PIG-L deacetylase family protein produces the protein MTSHPAPPPTALAPKRTAADPIQETGTPEEDWQTWPALRSLPVIDPLACLPAPRDRPPRVLVVAAHPDDEVLGFGGTIAVLAAAGVRVRLVSVTDGEASHPHSTAPAARNLAAVRTRELRQALGQLGADVQSVALGLPDSGLARHEQGLTSELAGLLADCDLCVAPFSRDLHPDHEAAGRAALAAGTARGVPVWEYPVWAWHWAVPGDRRLPWHRAARIALPPAARARKRAALQCFRSQIEPLGDGPQDEAILPPAELAHFSRDFEVIWR
- a CDS encoding TetR/AcrR family transcriptional regulator, which produces MQRAAGRRRDPRTDTAALDAVLDLVAAGATLSGLSLVTIAEHAGVSRNSLYRRWKTKDALYLDVLDAINRALPEFTGPSVREDLAAYLAELIRRTLDPRAAAVLRALQAEAAAFPELHRRYFDEIVAPRRRAVYGILRRGVDSGELRPDLDVEFAGEVLVAPVLARLGTGTVETLDPAATSRRIVDLLYGGIEAR
- a CDS encoding SRPBCC family protein produces the protein MVAVSRTFTVHQPVEKVVDYLADFANARDWDPGTLSCVREDTGPLRVGSQWVNTSAFMGRRTVLTYRLETLEPRHLAFQGTNESATSRDDLRFAEVPRGTEITYRAEITFAGALRMLSPLLRLPFERLADRVVAQMTHVVDAL
- a CDS encoding acyl-CoA dehydrogenase family protein, translating into MSATETGVGVRGSWNEAARTGAGAEDHRRCVAEAFTRMAACGELDLPLPGGGRTRARWEALTRWAQWDLSLARLAEGHTDAVAILAELGIPATEDLPTAADGARWGVWAAEPPGYTLEARRLPGGWRLFGVKPFCSGARVCTHALVTAREGERRRLFAVEVEQPGVGPLPDSWPGPGMAGSDTLDVNLDGVRASPVGEPGAYLERPGFHHGGIGVAACWHGGARAVARTLLTASRTWDLDPHALAHLGAVDARLATVDTLLASAAAAVDADPLDTDGTAHRRTMRVRAAVENAAADVLARVGRALGAAPLGHDAVHARAVADLTVYLRQHHGERDLAALGKAASGTRLEWEEM
- a CDS encoding helix-turn-helix domain-containing protein; translated protein: MGRAAEMTGTTPGFLRSLGEQGLITPLRSDGGHRRYSRYQLRIAMRARDLVDQGTAVDAACRIVILEDQLEEALRINEQLRRSQPGQEPAADT
- a CDS encoding alpha/beta fold hydrolase; the protein is MAATHLSTDASIVYWDEGAGEPVLLVHASFGADWFAPLAALLPGHRVVRTHRAGYGAGRDLSGHLTVADHARHLAEVLHGAGIDRAHVVGHSSGASIALHLAGAYPDLVHSLIALEPAAPPAAGETRNPAIGQAISAAHEGDLERAFDLFLGDVMSPGYRDVLARALGARGLAESVASGRYFFDREIAALVGWDSGTAGVETLEQPVLLVDGGEGERLGSPYRARNRALARRLRNASCLTMAGLSHAMPLEDPAAVAKTVLDFIRLQPIDTR
- a CDS encoding winged helix-turn-helix transcriptional regulator yields the protein MKVTDSSTGARGDLFDPACPTRQLLDRIGSKWTSMAVKVLAAAAPGEVRFAELRRRMPGVSQKMLSVTLQSLVGDGLVARRVEPTVPPRVHYRLTELGLSLEEPLSALRAWAEEHMGEIDRANRRTGGCERSGES
- a CDS encoding STAS domain-containing protein, with translation MSTPISDGTTGLTVSCVIRDQVAVLSVTGELDIDTGPLLYVHLANQLSHGRKHVIVDLSGVPFMDSSGLNVIIRSMRETRLAGGSLTLTALTPTVDKLFRLTGIGLTHPVQPDVESALATLDPVSTSSQGAP
- a CDS encoding alpha/beta fold hydrolase — its product is MATFSMQDIDQYYETHGDPAHPPVLLISGLGGVGRSWGPQIDRFAERYFVILPDQRGTGRSTRAETGYTTGRLALDMLALIERLGLDSVHIVGASTGGAIAQHLALERPDLVRSLTLSSSFARFDAFMHREFEIRRKIAAEWDRFDVISAYALFLFSPRFTFEHPDRVADWIEIASSMHTGPGDREIDLKRIDMIAAHDTSARLGEITRPTLVLCGDNNHCTPMPLSEELAREIPASELVVFQDAGELIEIEQSERYFEVVSSFIDRHSEGN